In a single window of the Gossypium hirsutum isolate 1008001.06 chromosome A13, Gossypium_hirsutum_v2.1, whole genome shotgun sequence genome:
- the LOC107895166 gene encoding uridine kinase-like protein 4 isoform X3 gives MDSKSVEDMIEGSSGFHFSGFHMDGSKLNNIEKPTTTLAIENVHKQPFIIGVAGGAASGKTTVCDMIIQQLHDQRVVLVNQDSFYHKLTEEELATVHEYNFDHPDSFDTEKLLDSMENLRHGQAVDIPNYDFKSYKNSVFPARRVNPSDVIILEGILIFHDPRVRELMNMKIFVDTDADVRLARRIRRDTVEKGRDIGVVLDQKYADIIIPRGGDNHVAIDLIVQHIRTKLGQHDLCKIYPNLYVIQSTFQIRGMHTLIRDSQTTKHDFVFYADRLIRLVVEHGLGHLPFTEKQVITPTGSVYTGVDFCKRLCGVSVIRSGESMENALRACCKGIKIGKILIHREGEDNGQQLIYEKLPQDISERHVLLLDPILGTGNTAVKAISLLIRKGVPESNIIFLNLISAPQGVHVVCKSFPRVKIVTSEIDIGLNEEFRVIPGMGEFGDRYFGTDDDDLQVVPPSQ, from the exons ATGGATTCTAAATCAGTTGAGGATATGATAGAGGGCTCGTCAGGGTTCCATTTTTCTGGGTTCCATATGGATGGTTCGAAGTTAAACAATATTGAGAAGCCTACAACCACATTGGCTATTGAAAATGTGCATAAGCAGCCTTTTATTATTG GAGTTGCTGGGGGAGCAGCATCTGGTAAGACTACAGTCTGCGATATGATTATTCAGCAGCTTCATGATCAGCGTGTAGTATTAGTTAATCAG GATTCCTTTTATCACAAACTCACTGAAGAGGAACTTGCAACAGTTCATGAATACAACTTTGACCATCCTG ATTCATTTGATACAGAGAAATTATTAGATTCTATGGAGAACTTGAGGCATGGTCAAGCCGTAGATATTCCTAATTATGATTTCAAGAGTTATAAGAACAGTGTTTTTCCGGCAAGAAGG GTTAATCCTTCGGATGTTATAATCTTGGAAGGGATACTCATTTTTCATGACCCTCGTGTCCGAGAGTTGATGAACATGAAAATATTTGTTGATACAG ATGCTGATGTACGATTGGCAAGAAGAATAAGGCGTGACACCGTTGAGAAGGGCAGAGATATTGGTGTTGTCCTTGATCAG AAGTATGCAGATATTATCATTCCCCGCGGAGGGGACAATCATGTAGCAATTGATTTGATTGTGCAACATATTAGGACAAAGCTTGGCCAGCATGATCTCTGTAAAATCTACCCAAACCTATATGTCATTCAATCAACTTTCCag ATACGAGGCATGCATACCCTCATTCGTGACTCTCAAACAACGAAACATGACTTTGTTTTTTATGCTGATAGGTTGATTCGTCTG GTTGTtgaacatgggctgggacatcTGCCATTTACAGAAAAGCAGGTGATCACTCCAACTG GGTCTGTCTATACTGGTGTGGATTTCTGTAAGAGGTTATGCGGTGTATCAGTTATTAGAAG TGGTGAGAGTATGGAGAATGCTTTGCGAGCATGTTGCAAAGGGATCAAGATTGGCAAGATTCTTATTCATAGGGAAGGTGAGGACAACGGTCAGCAG cttatttatgaaaaattaccaCAAGACATCTCAGAAAGGCATGTGCTGCTACTGGATCCTATTCTCGGCACGG GCAATACAGCTGTCAAAGCTATTTCATTACTTATAAGAAAGGGTGTACCGGAATCCAACATCATATTTCTCAATCTCATATCC GCACCTCAGGGTGTACATGTGGTGTGCAAAAGCTTCCCAAGAGTAAAGATTGTGACATCTGAGATTGATATTGGTTTAAACGAAGAATTCCGTGTTATCCCTGGTATGGGTGAGTTCGGGGACCGATATTTTGGAACGGATGATGATGACCTGCAAGTGGTGCCCCCTTCTCAATAG
- the LOC107895166 gene encoding uridine kinase-like protein 3 isoform X1 — protein MDSKSVEDMIEGSSGFHFSGFHMDGSKLNNIEKPTTTLAIENVHKQPFIIGVAGGAASGKTTVCDMIIQQLHDQRVVLVNQDSFYHKLTEEELATVHEYNFDHPDSFDTEKLLDSMENLRHGQAVDIPNYDFKSYKNSVFPARRVNPSDVIILEGILIFHDPRVRELMNMKIFVDTDADVRLARRIRRDTVEKGRDIGVVLDQYSKFVKSAFDDFILPTKKYADIIIPRGGDNHVAIDLIVQHIRTKLGQHDLCKIYPNLYVIQSTFQIRGMHTLIRDSQTTKHDFVFYADRLIRLVVEHGLGHLPFTEKQVITPTGSVYTGVDFCKRLCGVSVIRSGESMENALRACCKGIKIGKILIHREGEDNGQQLIYEKLPQDISERHVLLLDPILGTGNTAVKAISLLIRKGVPESNIIFLNLISAPQGVHVVCKSFPRVKIVTSEIDIGLNEEFRVIPGMGEFGDRYFGTDDDDLQVVPPSQ, from the exons ATGGATTCTAAATCAGTTGAGGATATGATAGAGGGCTCGTCAGGGTTCCATTTTTCTGGGTTCCATATGGATGGTTCGAAGTTAAACAATATTGAGAAGCCTACAACCACATTGGCTATTGAAAATGTGCATAAGCAGCCTTTTATTATTG GAGTTGCTGGGGGAGCAGCATCTGGTAAGACTACAGTCTGCGATATGATTATTCAGCAGCTTCATGATCAGCGTGTAGTATTAGTTAATCAG GATTCCTTTTATCACAAACTCACTGAAGAGGAACTTGCAACAGTTCATGAATACAACTTTGACCATCCTG ATTCATTTGATACAGAGAAATTATTAGATTCTATGGAGAACTTGAGGCATGGTCAAGCCGTAGATATTCCTAATTATGATTTCAAGAGTTATAAGAACAGTGTTTTTCCGGCAAGAAGG GTTAATCCTTCGGATGTTATAATCTTGGAAGGGATACTCATTTTTCATGACCCTCGTGTCCGAGAGTTGATGAACATGAAAATATTTGTTGATACAG ATGCTGATGTACGATTGGCAAGAAGAATAAGGCGTGACACCGTTGAGAAGGGCAGAGATATTGGTGTTGTCCTTGATCAG TATTCAAAATTTGTGAAGTCCGCTTTCGATGACTTTATACTTCCAACAAAGAAGTATGCAGATATTATCATTCCCCGCGGAGGGGACAATCATGTAGCAATTGATTTGATTGTGCAACATATTAGGACAAAGCTTGGCCAGCATGATCTCTGTAAAATCTACCCAAACCTATATGTCATTCAATCAACTTTCCag ATACGAGGCATGCATACCCTCATTCGTGACTCTCAAACAACGAAACATGACTTTGTTTTTTATGCTGATAGGTTGATTCGTCTG GTTGTtgaacatgggctgggacatcTGCCATTTACAGAAAAGCAGGTGATCACTCCAACTG GGTCTGTCTATACTGGTGTGGATTTCTGTAAGAGGTTATGCGGTGTATCAGTTATTAGAAG TGGTGAGAGTATGGAGAATGCTTTGCGAGCATGTTGCAAAGGGATCAAGATTGGCAAGATTCTTATTCATAGGGAAGGTGAGGACAACGGTCAGCAG cttatttatgaaaaattaccaCAAGACATCTCAGAAAGGCATGTGCTGCTACTGGATCCTATTCTCGGCACGG GCAATACAGCTGTCAAAGCTATTTCATTACTTATAAGAAAGGGTGTACCGGAATCCAACATCATATTTCTCAATCTCATATCC GCACCTCAGGGTGTACATGTGGTGTGCAAAAGCTTCCCAAGAGTAAAGATTGTGACATCTGAGATTGATATTGGTTTAAACGAAGAATTCCGTGTTATCCCTGGTATGGGTGAGTTCGGGGACCGATATTTTGGAACGGATGATGATGACCTGCAAGTGGTGCCCCCTTCTCAATAG
- the LOC107895166 gene encoding uridine kinase-like protein 4 isoform X2, whose amino-acid sequence MDSKSVEDMIEGSSGFHFSGFHMDGSKLNNIEKPTTTLAIENVHKQPFIIGVAGGAASGKTTVCDMIIQQLHDQRVVLVNQDSFYHKLTEEELATVHEYNFDHPDSFDTEKLLDSMENLRHGQAVDIPNYDFKSYKNSVFPARRVNPSDVIILEGILIFHDPRVRELMNMKIFVDTDADVRLARRIRRDTVEKGRDIGVVLDQYSKFVKSAFDDFILPTKKYADIIIPRGGDNHVAIDLIVQHIRTKLGQHDLCKIYPNLYVIQSTFQIRGMHTLIRDSQTTKHDFVFYADRLIRLVVEHGLGHLPFTEKQGLSILVWISVRGYAVYQLLEVVRVWRMLCEHVAKGSRLARFLFIGKLIYEKLPQDISERHVLLLDPILGTGNTAVKAISLLIRKGVPESNIIFLNLISAPQGVHVVCKSFPRVKIVTSEIDIGLNEEFRVIPGMGEFGDRYFGTDDDDLQVVPPSQ is encoded by the exons ATGGATTCTAAATCAGTTGAGGATATGATAGAGGGCTCGTCAGGGTTCCATTTTTCTGGGTTCCATATGGATGGTTCGAAGTTAAACAATATTGAGAAGCCTACAACCACATTGGCTATTGAAAATGTGCATAAGCAGCCTTTTATTATTG GAGTTGCTGGGGGAGCAGCATCTGGTAAGACTACAGTCTGCGATATGATTATTCAGCAGCTTCATGATCAGCGTGTAGTATTAGTTAATCAG GATTCCTTTTATCACAAACTCACTGAAGAGGAACTTGCAACAGTTCATGAATACAACTTTGACCATCCTG ATTCATTTGATACAGAGAAATTATTAGATTCTATGGAGAACTTGAGGCATGGTCAAGCCGTAGATATTCCTAATTATGATTTCAAGAGTTATAAGAACAGTGTTTTTCCGGCAAGAAGG GTTAATCCTTCGGATGTTATAATCTTGGAAGGGATACTCATTTTTCATGACCCTCGTGTCCGAGAGTTGATGAACATGAAAATATTTGTTGATACAG ATGCTGATGTACGATTGGCAAGAAGAATAAGGCGTGACACCGTTGAGAAGGGCAGAGATATTGGTGTTGTCCTTGATCAG TATTCAAAATTTGTGAAGTCCGCTTTCGATGACTTTATACTTCCAACAAAGAAGTATGCAGATATTATCATTCCCCGCGGAGGGGACAATCATGTAGCAATTGATTTGATTGTGCAACATATTAGGACAAAGCTTGGCCAGCATGATCTCTGTAAAATCTACCCAAACCTATATGTCATTCAATCAACTTTCCag ATACGAGGCATGCATACCCTCATTCGTGACTCTCAAACAACGAAACATGACTTTGTTTTTTATGCTGATAGGTTGATTCGTCTG GTTGTtgaacatgggctgggacatcTGCCATTTACAGAAAAGCAG GGTCTGTCTATACTGGTGTGGATTTCTGTAAGAGGTTATGCGGTGTATCAGTTATTAGAAG TGGTGAGAGTATGGAGAATGCTTTGCGAGCATGTTGCAAAGGGATCAAGATTGGCAAGATTCTTATTCATAGGGAAG cttatttatgaaaaattaccaCAAGACATCTCAGAAAGGCATGTGCTGCTACTGGATCCTATTCTCGGCACGG GCAATACAGCTGTCAAAGCTATTTCATTACTTATAAGAAAGGGTGTACCGGAATCCAACATCATATTTCTCAATCTCATATCC GCACCTCAGGGTGTACATGTGGTGTGCAAAAGCTTCCCAAGAGTAAAGATTGTGACATCTGAGATTGATATTGGTTTAAACGAAGAATTCCGTGTTATCCCTGGTATGGGTGAGTTCGGGGACCGATATTTTGGAACGGATGATGATGACCTGCAAGTGGTGCCCCCTTCTCAATAG
- the LOC107895166 gene encoding uridine kinase-like protein 3 isoform X5, giving the protein MDSKSVEDMIEGSSGFHFSGFHMDGSKLNNIEKPTTTLAIENVHKQPFIIGVAGGAASGKTTVCDMIIQQLHDQRVVLVNQDSFYHKLTEEELATVHEYNFDHPDSFDTEKLLDSMENLRHGQAVDIPNYDFKSYKNSVFPARRVNPSDVIILEGILIFHDPRVRELMNMKIFVDTDADVRLARRIRRDTVEKGRDIGVVLDQYSKFVKSAFDDFILPTKKYADIIIPRGGDNHVAIDLIVQHIRTKLGQHDLCKIYPNLYVIQSTFQIRGMHTLIRDSQTTKHDFVFYADRLIRLVVEHGLGHLPFTEKQGLSILVWISVRGYAVYQLLEVVRVWRMLCEHVAKGSRLARFLFIGKVRTTVSSLFMKNYHKTSQKGMCCYWILFSARAIQLSKLFHYL; this is encoded by the exons ATGGATTCTAAATCAGTTGAGGATATGATAGAGGGCTCGTCAGGGTTCCATTTTTCTGGGTTCCATATGGATGGTTCGAAGTTAAACAATATTGAGAAGCCTACAACCACATTGGCTATTGAAAATGTGCATAAGCAGCCTTTTATTATTG GAGTTGCTGGGGGAGCAGCATCTGGTAAGACTACAGTCTGCGATATGATTATTCAGCAGCTTCATGATCAGCGTGTAGTATTAGTTAATCAG GATTCCTTTTATCACAAACTCACTGAAGAGGAACTTGCAACAGTTCATGAATACAACTTTGACCATCCTG ATTCATTTGATACAGAGAAATTATTAGATTCTATGGAGAACTTGAGGCATGGTCAAGCCGTAGATATTCCTAATTATGATTTCAAGAGTTATAAGAACAGTGTTTTTCCGGCAAGAAGG GTTAATCCTTCGGATGTTATAATCTTGGAAGGGATACTCATTTTTCATGACCCTCGTGTCCGAGAGTTGATGAACATGAAAATATTTGTTGATACAG ATGCTGATGTACGATTGGCAAGAAGAATAAGGCGTGACACCGTTGAGAAGGGCAGAGATATTGGTGTTGTCCTTGATCAG TATTCAAAATTTGTGAAGTCCGCTTTCGATGACTTTATACTTCCAACAAAGAAGTATGCAGATATTATCATTCCCCGCGGAGGGGACAATCATGTAGCAATTGATTTGATTGTGCAACATATTAGGACAAAGCTTGGCCAGCATGATCTCTGTAAAATCTACCCAAACCTATATGTCATTCAATCAACTTTCCag ATACGAGGCATGCATACCCTCATTCGTGACTCTCAAACAACGAAACATGACTTTGTTTTTTATGCTGATAGGTTGATTCGTCTG GTTGTtgaacatgggctgggacatcTGCCATTTACAGAAAAGCAG GGTCTGTCTATACTGGTGTGGATTTCTGTAAGAGGTTATGCGGTGTATCAGTTATTAGAAG TGGTGAGAGTATGGAGAATGCTTTGCGAGCATGTTGCAAAGGGATCAAGATTGGCAAGATTCTTATTCATAGGGAAGGTGAGGACAACGGTCAGCAG cttatttatgaaaaattaccaCAAGACATCTCAGAAAGGCATGTGCTGCTACTGGATCCTATTCTCGGCACGG GCAATACAGCTGTCAAAGCTATTTCATTACTTATAA
- the LOC107895166 gene encoding uridine kinase-like protein 3 isoform X4, with translation MCQDSFYHKLTEEELATVHEYNFDHPDSFDTEKLLDSMENLRHGQAVDIPNYDFKSYKNSVFPARRVNPSDVIILEGILIFHDPRVRELMNMKIFVDTDADVRLARRIRRDTVEKGRDIGVVLDQYSKFVKSAFDDFILPTKKYADIIIPRGGDNHVAIDLIVQHIRTKLGQHDLCKIYPNLYVIQSTFQIRGMHTLIRDSQTTKHDFVFYADRLIRLVVEHGLGHLPFTEKQVITPTGSVYTGVDFCKRLCGVSVIRSGESMENALRACCKGIKIGKILIHREGEDNGQQLIYEKLPQDISERHVLLLDPILGTGNTAVKAISLLIRKGVPESNIIFLNLISAPQGVHVVCKSFPRVKIVTSEIDIGLNEEFRVIPGMGEFGDRYFGTDDDDLQVVPPSQ, from the exons ATGTGCCAGGATTCCTTTTATCACAAACTCACTGAAGAGGAACTTGCAACAGTTCATGAATACAACTTTGACCATCCTG ATTCATTTGATACAGAGAAATTATTAGATTCTATGGAGAACTTGAGGCATGGTCAAGCCGTAGATATTCCTAATTATGATTTCAAGAGTTATAAGAACAGTGTTTTTCCGGCAAGAAGG GTTAATCCTTCGGATGTTATAATCTTGGAAGGGATACTCATTTTTCATGACCCTCGTGTCCGAGAGTTGATGAACATGAAAATATTTGTTGATACAG ATGCTGATGTACGATTGGCAAGAAGAATAAGGCGTGACACCGTTGAGAAGGGCAGAGATATTGGTGTTGTCCTTGATCAG TATTCAAAATTTGTGAAGTCCGCTTTCGATGACTTTATACTTCCAACAAAGAAGTATGCAGATATTATCATTCCCCGCGGAGGGGACAATCATGTAGCAATTGATTTGATTGTGCAACATATTAGGACAAAGCTTGGCCAGCATGATCTCTGTAAAATCTACCCAAACCTATATGTCATTCAATCAACTTTCCag ATACGAGGCATGCATACCCTCATTCGTGACTCTCAAACAACGAAACATGACTTTGTTTTTTATGCTGATAGGTTGATTCGTCTG GTTGTtgaacatgggctgggacatcTGCCATTTACAGAAAAGCAGGTGATCACTCCAACTG GGTCTGTCTATACTGGTGTGGATTTCTGTAAGAGGTTATGCGGTGTATCAGTTATTAGAAG TGGTGAGAGTATGGAGAATGCTTTGCGAGCATGTTGCAAAGGGATCAAGATTGGCAAGATTCTTATTCATAGGGAAGGTGAGGACAACGGTCAGCAG cttatttatgaaaaattaccaCAAGACATCTCAGAAAGGCATGTGCTGCTACTGGATCCTATTCTCGGCACGG GCAATACAGCTGTCAAAGCTATTTCATTACTTATAAGAAAGGGTGTACCGGAATCCAACATCATATTTCTCAATCTCATATCC GCACCTCAGGGTGTACATGTGGTGTGCAAAAGCTTCCCAAGAGTAAAGATTGTGACATCTGAGATTGATATTGGTTTAAACGAAGAATTCCGTGTTATCCCTGGTATGGGTGAGTTCGGGGACCGATATTTTGGAACGGATGATGATGACCTGCAAGTGGTGCCCCCTTCTCAATAG